A genomic stretch from Mya arenaria isolate MELC-2E11 chromosome 10, ASM2691426v1 includes:
- the LOC128204548 gene encoding sex peptide receptor-like, whose product MRTSTNVYLMSLAVCDSLYLLFCLTLSFLHCSNTDLSEEAFMYIPNAKVLSDLFSNTAVWLTVCFTLERFIAVRLPMRGKAWCTVSKAKVAILMTFIVCAVNTLPEFFETKIVEIAGNGSAHFQCETTDFAETYSYHIGYYWWFVALFTFAPLVLLAVFNSLLIKSVWQANRKRQLLSQTRVTGEANKANKEQHRVTLMLISVVLIFLVCQAPQALLLIYWSYVQANDLPYHSDMVKIAGNVCNLLVQINASVNFFLYSYFSSKFRKTFKNVICICRRYDKKRCVHRPLHHNLRGNSSSRQSITSLTLMSSPSVRSHRREIHSARREVLYKMEKL is encoded by the coding sequence ATGAGAACGTCAACAAACGTGTATCTTATGTCGCTTGCAGTATGCGATTCCCTGTACCTTCTGTTTTGTTTGACGCTATCATTCTTACACTGCTCAAACACTGACCTTTCTGAAGAGGCTTTCATGTACATACCTAATGCCAAAGTGCTCTCAGATCTGTTCAGTAACACAGCCGTATGGCTTACGGTTTGTTTTACCCTGGAGCGTTTCATCGCCGTTCGATTACCAATGCGCGGGAAAGCGTGGTGTACAGTCAGCAAGGCCAAAGTTGCTATTTTGATGACGTTCATTGTTTGTGCAGTGAACACATTGCCGGAATTCTTTGAAACCAAAATTGTTGAAATCGCTGGAAACGGTTCCGCCCACTTCCAATGCGAAACCACGGATTTTGCTGAAACATACAGCTATCACATTGGCTATTACTGGTGGTTTGTTGCGTTATTCACTTTCGCGCCTCTGGTTCTGCTGGCTGTGTTTAATAGCCTTCTGATAAAATCCGTCTGGCAGGCTAACCGGAAACGTCAGCTCCTGTCACAGACAAGAGTTACCGGAGAGGCTAACAAAGCGAATAAGGAACAACATAGGGTCACGCTAATGCTCATTTCTGTGGTGCTTATTTTTCTTGTGTGTCAAGCCCCTCAAGCGCTTTTGCTTATATACTGGTCATACGTTCAAGCTAATGATTTACCATACCATAGTGACATGGTCAAAATTGCGGGTAATGTTTGTAACCTCCTAGTGCAAATCAATGCTTCTgttaactttttcttgtattcGTACTTTAGTAGTAAATTCAGGAAGACATTTAAGAACGTAATATGCATATGCAGACGATATGATAAAAAGCGTTGCGTACACCGACCACTTCACCACAACTTGAGAGGGAACTCTTCTTCTAGACAATCCATAACGTCGCTAACACTTATGTCATCACCGTCAGTTAGGTCACACAGACGAGAAATACATTCAGCAAGAAGGGAAGTTCTCTATAAAATGGAGAAATTGTAG